One Dokdonia sp. Dokd-P16 genomic window carries:
- a CDS encoding FAD-binding and (Fe-S)-binding domain-containing protein: MEISLKKLEIEFDGELHVDQLHKIIYATDASVYRKIPLAVAFPKTVNDIKKLCAFAKAQQITLIPRTAGTSLAGQCVGEGIVVDVSKHFTEIIHFDKEKQQVTVQPGVIRDELNLFLKPHGLFFGPNTSTANRCMIGGMVGNNSSGTTSIKYGVTRNKVVRLKTVLSDGSDAIFEELDAVGFRQKLNLDNLEGSIYKTANDYFSQSAVRSEIKEQFPKPEIHRRNTGYALDEIANAAPFEENGKPFNFCKLLSGSEGTLAFTTEITLQLNVLPPAFGVMVAGHYKDLESCLQAVVPAMKHDLYTCEMMDKVILDCTKNNREQEKNRFFIEGDPAAILMFELRDATLEGAMQQAEALIDSLQLDGQGYAYPILQGDQIAQAMDLRKAGLGLLGNMIGDRKAVACIEDTAVALDDLAPYISEFTALMKRHEQDAVYYAHAGAGEIHLRPILDLKTSQDVALFRQITTDVAHLVKKYNGSMSGEHGDGIVRAEFISMMVGDENYEVMKAVKKAFDPHQVFNAGKVIDAFPMDESLRYEVDRKEPVVETLMNFEDNQGILRLAEKCNGSGDCRKLPSAGGAMCPSYRATRDEKDTTRARANALREFLTTSDEPNKYDHTELKEVFDLCLSCKACASECPSNVDVATLKAEFEYQYQKTNGSSLRTKLFANTTKINKLGAFSPRIYNTLLRITAGIAKASLGIAKERSLPLLNVFSDPVGVSGIAHTSVNQKFKSETKVILYIDEFTQYLDGNIGQDALTLLRRLGYEVEVVKSHDSGRSYISKGFLEEAKTLANKNIELFKNVDKDTVILGIEPSAILSFRDEYLRLADDVEMAKKLSEQSFLIEEFLHSEIKRGVITSKQFSAKAKRLKIHGHCHQKALSSVSHTFAILNLPLNYTPTIIPSGCCGMAGSFGYEKEHYGVSMKVGEQTLFPAVRKASNDTIIVANGTSCRHQIKDGTARVAVHPITVLNDALLV; this comes from the coding sequence ATGGAAATTAGTTTGAAAAAATTAGAAATCGAGTTTGATGGAGAGTTACATGTAGATCAACTACATAAAATTATCTATGCAACAGATGCATCTGTTTATCGCAAGATTCCGCTTGCTGTTGCATTTCCCAAAACTGTAAATGATATAAAGAAGTTATGCGCTTTCGCGAAAGCGCAACAAATTACCCTCATTCCAAGAACGGCGGGAACCTCCCTTGCAGGACAATGTGTGGGCGAGGGTATCGTAGTAGATGTGTCTAAGCATTTCACAGAGATTATTCACTTTGATAAAGAAAAGCAGCAGGTAACGGTACAACCTGGTGTTATAAGAGATGAGCTCAATTTATTTTTAAAGCCTCACGGTTTGTTTTTTGGGCCAAATACTTCTACAGCAAATAGATGTATGATAGGAGGTATGGTGGGAAACAACTCATCTGGAACCACCAGTATCAAGTATGGTGTCACCAGAAATAAAGTAGTTCGATTAAAAACGGTATTATCAGATGGTAGTGATGCTATTTTTGAAGAACTAGATGCAGTTGGCTTTCGCCAAAAATTGAACCTTGACAACTTGGAAGGTTCCATTTACAAGACTGCGAATGATTATTTTTCTCAAAGTGCCGTTCGCAGTGAGATTAAAGAGCAGTTTCCAAAACCTGAAATCCATCGCCGAAATACGGGTTACGCACTTGATGAAATTGCTAATGCCGCACCATTTGAGGAGAACGGAAAACCTTTTAATTTCTGTAAACTATTATCTGGAAGTGAAGGTACACTTGCATTTACCACAGAAATCACCTTGCAGTTAAACGTGCTGCCGCCTGCTTTTGGCGTTATGGTAGCTGGACATTACAAAGATTTAGAATCATGTTTACAAGCGGTAGTTCCTGCCATGAAGCATGATTTATATACTTGTGAGATGATGGATAAGGTGATTCTAGATTGTACAAAAAACAATCGTGAGCAAGAGAAAAACAGATTTTTTATAGAAGGCGATCCAGCAGCAATATTAATGTTTGAGTTAAGGGATGCTACTCTTGAAGGAGCCATGCAGCAAGCAGAAGCCCTTATAGATAGTTTGCAGCTAGATGGGCAAGGGTATGCATATCCTATATTACAAGGAGACCAAATTGCACAAGCGATGGATTTGCGCAAAGCTGGTCTTGGCTTGCTGGGGAATATGATAGGAGATAGAAAGGCCGTGGCATGTATAGAAGATACAGCAGTAGCGCTAGATGACCTTGCTCCATACATAAGTGAATTTACTGCGCTCATGAAAAGACATGAACAAGATGCCGTGTACTACGCTCATGCTGGCGCTGGAGAGATACACTTGCGTCCTATTCTTGATTTGAAAACGTCGCAGGATGTAGCACTTTTTAGACAGATAACTACAGACGTAGCGCATCTGGTTAAAAAATACAATGGCTCGATGAGCGGCGAGCATGGAGATGGTATCGTACGCGCAGAGTTTATCTCTATGATGGTAGGTGATGAGAATTATGAGGTAATGAAAGCTGTAAAAAAAGCTTTTGATCCCCATCAAGTATTTAATGCAGGAAAAGTAATCGATGCTTTCCCGATGGATGAAAGCTTGAGGTATGAAGTAGATCGTAAGGAGCCAGTGGTGGAGACGCTCATGAATTTTGAGGATAACCAAGGAATTCTAAGACTCGCCGAAAAATGTAATGGAAGCGGCGATTGCAGGAAATTACCAAGCGCTGGAGGTGCGATGTGCCCTAGTTATAGAGCAACACGAGATGAGAAGGATACCACTAGAGCAAGAGCAAATGCGCTAAGAGAGTTTCTAACTACATCAGATGAGCCTAATAAATACGACCACACAGAATTAAAGGAGGTCTTTGACCTTTGTTTGAGCTGTAAAGCCTGTGCTAGTGAGTGTCCTAGTAATGTGGATGTAGCTACATTAAAAGCAGAGTTTGAGTATCAATATCAGAAAACTAACGGGAGCAGCCTTCGTACAAAACTGTTTGCAAACACGACAAAAATCAACAAACTAGGAGCATTTTCTCCTAGAATATATAATACGTTACTTCGTATAACTGCGGGTATAGCAAAAGCTAGTTTAGGTATAGCAAAAGAGCGAAGTCTACCTTTATTAAATGTATTTTCAGATCCTGTAGGAGTATCTGGTATAGCTCATACTAGTGTCAATCAGAAATTCAAAAGTGAAACTAAAGTCATTTTATATATTGATGAGTTCACTCAGTATCTAGATGGAAACATTGGTCAAGATGCATTAACGTTGTTACGTCGCCTTGGTTATGAGGTGGAAGTTGTGAAAAGCCATGATAGTGGGCGCTCTTACATTTCAAAAGGATTTCTTGAGGAGGCTAAGACACTGGCAAATAAAAATATAGAGCTTTTTAAAAATGTAGACAAGGATACTGTAATTCTAGGTATTGAACCTTCGGCTATTTTGTCATTTAGAGACGAGTATCTTAGGCTTGCAGATGATGTGGAGATGGCCAAAAAGCTTTCGGAACAATCATTTTTAATTGAAGAGTTTTTACATAGTGAAATCAAACGAGGAGTTATTACCTCCAAGCAATTTTCGGCGAAAGCTAAAAGATTGAAAATTCATGGTCATTGTCATCAGAAAGCACTTTCTTCTGTGTCACATACTTTTGCCATTCTTAACCTTCCTTTAAATTATACTCCTACTATTATACCTTCGGGTTGTTGTGGTATGGCGGGCAGTTTTGGGTATGAAAAAGAACATTATGGGGTGAGTATGAAAGTGGGTGAGCAAACGCTATTTCCTGCTGTAAGAAAGGCTAGTAATGATACCATTATCGTTGCAAACGGTACAAGCTGTAGACATCAAATTAAGGACGGTACTGCACGTGTAGCTGTGCATCCTATAACGGTATTAAATGATGCGCTTTTAGTGTAA
- a CDS encoding UDP-2,3-diacylglucosamine diphosphatase: MKRPVEIAVLSDIHLGTYGCHAAEVCQYLNSIAPEILILNGDIIDIWQFRKRFFPKEHLKVIKKIITLASKGTHVYYITGNHDEMLRKFSDATMGNIHLIDKLVLNLDGKKAWFFHGDVFDVSIQHTKWIAKLGGWGYDFLILFNRLLNKWLISMGREKYSLSKKIKNSVKGAVKFIKDFETTATDLAIENKFDYVICGHIHQPAKRLVHNQKGSTLYLNSGDWIENLSYLEYNNRKWSLNYYRENQNNKPQNTSKVLLEPNMFQPDIFN, from the coding sequence GTGAAAAGACCCGTAGAAATTGCTGTACTATCAGACATACATCTAGGCACTTATGGCTGCCATGCTGCAGAAGTCTGCCAATATTTAAACTCCATCGCACCAGAAATACTCATCTTAAATGGTGACATCATTGACATCTGGCAGTTTAGAAAACGTTTCTTCCCTAAGGAGCACCTCAAGGTCATAAAGAAAATAATCACACTGGCTTCTAAAGGAACACACGTATATTACATCACGGGTAATCATGATGAGATGCTCAGAAAATTTAGCGATGCTACCATGGGAAATATTCACCTTATCGATAAACTTGTGCTTAATCTAGACGGTAAAAAAGCTTGGTTTTTTCATGGTGATGTTTTTGATGTTTCTATACAGCACACTAAGTGGATTGCAAAACTAGGCGGCTGGGGTTATGACTTTTTGATTCTCTTTAATAGGCTTCTTAACAAATGGCTTATAAGTATGGGGAGGGAGAAATACTCTCTCTCAAAAAAGATCAAAAACAGTGTAAAAGGAGCAGTGAAGTTTATCAAAGATTTTGAAACAACAGCAACAGATCTCGCTATCGAAAACAAATTTGATTACGTTATTTGCGGTCATATACATCAACCCGCAAAGCGATTAGTACACAATCAAAAAGGAAGTACACTTTACCTAAATAGTGGTGATTGGATAGAAAATCTGAGCTACCTAGAGTATAATAATCGCAAATGGAGCCTCAATTACTACAGAGAAAATCAAAATAACAAGCCTCAAAATACCTCAAAAGTTCTCCTTGAGCCTAACATGTTCCAACCAGATATTTTTAATTAA
- the aroC gene encoding chorismate synthase: MAGNTYGTIFKVTTFGESHGKAIGGIIDGCPAGLSIDFDAIQHDLDRRKPGQSKIVTQRKEPDTVDFLSGIFEDKTTGTPIGFQIVNTNQKSKDYGHIKDTYRPSHADYTYDKKYGNRDYRGGGRSSARETASRVVAGAIAKQFLKGISFHAFTSAVGDLSMDTPYQDLDFSEIEKNDVRCADADFAKACEKKIKEIKKQGDTIGGVITCVIQNVPVGLGEPVFDKLHAELGKAMLSINAVKGFEYGSGFEGATMKGSDHNDHFNTDGTTKTNLSGGVQGGISNGMDIYFKVAFKPVATVMQKQETINAAGEVVEMQGKGRHDPCVVPRAVPIVEAMAALVIADFVLRNKSIRL; encoded by the coding sequence ATGGCAGGTAATACGTACGGAACTATATTTAAGGTCACAACTTTTGGTGAATCACACGGTAAGGCTATAGGTGGAATTATAGATGGATGTCCCGCCGGTTTAAGTATTGACTTTGATGCGATTCAGCATGATTTAGATCGTCGTAAGCCTGGTCAATCTAAAATTGTAACACAACGTAAGGAGCCAGATACCGTAGATTTCTTATCAGGAATTTTTGAGGATAAAACAACAGGAACACCTATTGGGTTTCAGATAGTAAATACTAATCAAAAATCTAAGGATTACGGTCACATTAAAGATACTTACAGACCTAGTCACGCAGATTACACCTATGATAAAAAGTATGGTAACCGTGATTACCGTGGCGGAGGAAGATCTTCGGCTAGAGAAACAGCTAGTCGCGTTGTAGCTGGAGCTATTGCAAAACAATTTTTGAAGGGTATATCATTTCACGCATTTACTAGTGCCGTGGGAGATTTATCTATGGATACACCATATCAAGATCTTGACTTTAGCGAGATTGAAAAAAATGATGTTAGGTGTGCAGATGCCGATTTCGCGAAAGCGTGTGAAAAAAAAATTAAAGAAATAAAAAAACAAGGTGACACCATAGGAGGTGTTATAACTTGTGTAATACAAAATGTGCCTGTAGGTCTTGGAGAGCCAGTTTTTGATAAGCTTCATGCAGAGCTAGGAAAAGCAATGCTATCTATAAATGCTGTAAAGGGATTTGAATACGGAAGCGGTTTTGAAGGAGCAACTATGAAAGGAAGTGACCATAACGACCATTTTAATACAGACGGAACTACTAAAACTAACCTGAGTGGCGGTGTTCAAGGAGGTATTTCTAACGGGATGGACATTTACTTCAAGGTGGCATTTAAGCCAGTTGCCACTGTAATGCAAAAGCAAGAAACTATAAATGCCGCTGGGGAAGTAGTGGAAATGCAAGGAAAGGGAAGGCACGATCCGTGTGTAGTACCTCGTGCAGTGCCTATTGTAGAGGCGATGGCAGCACTTGTTATTGCAGATTTTGTACTACGAAATAAATCTATTAGATTGTAG
- a CDS encoding dicarboxylate/amino acid:cation symporter — translation MKKLALHWKIIIGLILGVVWALVSSSVGLSDFTINWIAPFGTIFINLLKLIAVPLVLFSIIAGVAGIGDPSSLGRMGGKTLLAYLITTLLAVGLGLTLVNIVKPGALVDQESRIDNRISYELWAQEQGVEIKDGVNYLQDPQFMERAGRVNELVKSKGEDATVAEKMKTANATKDAGPLQPLIDLVPQNFFKALTDNGLMLQIIFFAIFFGISLLFIPKEKSGPVIKLVDSVMEVFLKMVDFVMQASPFFVFALLAGVISKMAGDDIGKVVEIFKGLSWYSLTVFLGLMLMVFVMYPLIIKIFVRTIPYKGFFKAMGLAQTTAFSTSSSAATLPVTMECVEDNLGVDKKITSFVLPIGATVNMDGTVLYQAVAVVFLAQLHMIDLTIGQQLTIVLTATLASIGSAAVPSAGLVMLIIVLGSVDLNPAWIAIIFPVDRILDMCRTVVNVTGDATVSSIIAKTEGMLNYDDTVNPDDAFNPDK, via the coding sequence ATGAAAAAATTAGCACTACACTGGAAGATTATTATTGGTTTAATTTTAGGTGTGGTTTGGGCACTAGTGTCTTCTTCGGTAGGATTAAGTGATTTTACAATTAATTGGATTGCTCCTTTTGGGACTATTTTTATCAATCTTTTAAAGCTTATCGCAGTTCCTTTAGTTCTGTTTTCTATCATAGCTGGAGTTGCTGGTATAGGTGATCCTTCTAGTCTGGGTAGAATGGGTGGTAAAACATTACTAGCATATCTTATCACAACATTACTAGCTGTAGGACTAGGATTAACTCTTGTAAACATAGTAAAGCCTGGAGCGCTTGTAGATCAAGAAAGTCGTATAGATAATAGAATAAGCTATGAGCTATGGGCTCAAGAACAAGGTGTAGAAATTAAGGATGGCGTAAATTATTTACAAGATCCTCAGTTTATGGAACGCGCAGGACGTGTAAACGAACTCGTAAAATCTAAAGGAGAAGATGCTACTGTTGCAGAAAAAATGAAAACTGCAAATGCGACTAAAGACGCTGGTCCTTTACAGCCTCTTATTGATCTTGTGCCTCAAAACTTCTTTAAAGCACTTACTGATAATGGTTTAATGTTGCAAATTATCTTCTTTGCCATATTTTTTGGGATTAGCTTGTTGTTTATTCCTAAAGAAAAGTCTGGACCAGTCATTAAACTAGTAGATAGTGTGATGGAGGTCTTTTTAAAGATGGTAGATTTTGTAATGCAAGCTTCGCCATTTTTTGTGTTTGCTTTATTAGCGGGTGTCATAAGTAAGATGGCGGGTGACGATATAGGTAAGGTGGTTGAAATATTTAAAGGACTTTCATGGTATTCACTTACAGTATTCTTAGGCTTAATGCTTATGGTATTTGTGATGTACCCACTTATTATTAAAATCTTTGTGCGTACTATTCCTTACAAAGGCTTTTTCAAAGCAATGGGACTTGCACAAACTACAGCTTTTTCTACCTCAAGTAGCGCTGCGACACTTCCTGTAACGATGGAGTGTGTGGAGGATAATCTAGGAGTAGATAAGAAAATAACAAGTTTTGTACTCCCTATAGGTGCTACAGTAAATATGGATGGTACCGTTTTATATCAAGCCGTAGCTGTAGTTTTTCTTGCACAATTACACATGATTGACCTTACTATAGGGCAACAACTTACAATCGTGCTTACTGCAACGCTTGCCTCAATAGGATCGGCCGCGGTACCTAGTGCAGGACTTGTGATGCTAATTATTGTTCTAGGTTCTGTAGATTTAAATCCAGCTTGGATTGCAATAATCTTTCCTGTAGACCGTATTCTTGATATGTGTAGAACAGTTGTAAATGTTACTGGAGATGCAACGGTTTCTTCTATAATTGCAAAAACGGAAGGAATGCTCAATTATGATGATACTGTAAATCCAGACGACGCCTTTAATCCTGATAAATAG
- a CDS encoding lamin tail domain-containing protein, which yields MSFSKQCLCVIGVIFYSYVSVGQVGVGTRNPSEKAMLEVSSQVDGVGAYLGFMPPRIPSDAARDGIPTTIADKGMMVYVEATGCIDIFNGEFWGHIKCASEIPARTDIWINEIHYENIGTDTGEFIEIAGAAGLDINGYSIVLYNGNNNAAYDTQFLSGLIANDTGNGFGFTVINYPPGGIQNGGPQPDGIALVNPAGKVIQFLSYEGAFTATAGVAAGITSVDIGIEENTDTPIGESLQLSGGPGSVYSNFNWTLPSTSTSGAVNNGQSFN from the coding sequence ATGAGTTTTTCAAAACAGTGTTTGTGTGTAATTGGAGTAATTTTCTATTCATATGTTTCAGTAGGCCAAGTAGGAGTTGGAACAAGAAATCCATCAGAAAAAGCAATGCTCGAGGTAAGTAGTCAAGTAGATGGTGTGGGAGCTTATTTAGGCTTTATGCCGCCACGAATTCCATCTGATGCAGCTAGAGATGGTATACCAACAACTATAGCAGATAAAGGTATGATGGTCTATGTAGAAGCTACTGGATGTATTGATATTTTTAATGGTGAGTTTTGGGGACATATAAAGTGTGCTTCAGAAATTCCCGCGAGAACAGATATTTGGATAAATGAGATACATTATGAGAATATAGGTACAGATACGGGAGAATTTATTGAGATCGCAGGAGCCGCCGGTTTAGATATAAACGGATATTCCATTGTGCTTTATAATGGTAATAATAACGCTGCTTACGATACCCAGTTTTTATCAGGACTTATCGCTAACGACACGGGGAATGGTTTTGGTTTTACAGTTATTAACTATCCACCTGGTGGAATTCAAAATGGTGGTCCACAGCCAGATGGGATCGCGCTTGTAAATCCAGCGGGTAAAGTTATTCAGTTTTTAAGTTATGAAGGTGCGTTTACTGCTACTGCTGGAGTGGCAGCGGGAATAACTTCGGTAGATATAGGTATAGAAGAAAATACAGATACACCCATAGGTGAATCTCTACAACTCTCAGGTGGCCCCGGAAGTGTGTATTCAAATTTTAATTGGACTTTGCCCTCCACAAGTACTTCTGGAGCAGTTAATAATGGTCAGAGTTTTAATTGA
- a CDS encoding family 16 glycosylhydrolase, which produces MIIKNGILLLFLFTAIVSCKEANQRNQDLEGDVEQTESSSQKDIETTKLKWSEEFNGTAIDTSQWNYKTGATGWGNNELQNYTDGSNVEVADGSLKIIVKKEGEGQKVGDYTSARITSTQKVQYGHVAIRAKMPNYKGKGIWPALWMLGADITEIGWPQCGEIDVMEYVSKNPDQVLQTIHSIANNHSNGTQISTDFIALPTIEEEFHIYGLLWKEDQLQFYIDSPDNITLTIDRPEDYNNENWPFMKEYYFILNIAVGGNLGGEVDDLIFPAAMEIDYVRVYELD; this is translated from the coding sequence ATGATCATAAAAAATGGCATCCTTCTATTATTTCTTTTTACAGCTATTGTGAGTTGTAAAGAAGCAAATCAAAGAAATCAAGACTTAGAAGGTGATGTTGAACAAACAGAGTCCTCTTCTCAGAAAGATATAGAAACTACAAAACTGAAGTGGAGTGAAGAGTTTAATGGTACTGCAATAGATACCTCGCAGTGGAATTACAAGACAGGTGCTACTGGATGGGGTAATAATGAATTACAAAATTATACAGATGGGAGTAATGTTGAGGTTGCAGACGGATCTCTCAAAATTATTGTAAAGAAAGAGGGCGAAGGTCAAAAAGTAGGCGATTATACCTCTGCTAGAATAACTAGTACTCAGAAAGTGCAATACGGTCACGTAGCCATCAGAGCAAAAATGCCAAATTATAAAGGAAAAGGTATCTGGCCTGCATTATGGATGCTGGGCGCAGATATTACAGAGATAGGATGGCCACAATGTGGGGAGATCGATGTGATGGAGTATGTGAGCAAGAATCCAGATCAAGTATTACAAACCATACATAGCATTGCAAATAACCACTCCAATGGAACGCAAATTTCAACAGATTTTATTGCGCTTCCTACTATTGAAGAGGAGTTTCATATTTATGGATTGTTGTGGAAAGAAGACCAACTTCAATTTTATATAGACAGCCCAGATAATATCACGCTTACCATAGATCGTCCAGAAGATTATAATAATGAAAACTGGCCTTTTATGAAGGAGTACTATTTTATACTCAACATTGCCGTAGGAGGTAATCTTGGAGGTGAGGTAGACGACCTTATTTTTCCAGCAGCAATGGAAATAGATTATGTACGTGTTTACGAATTAGACTAA
- a CDS encoding HAD family hydrolase, protein MNNIHTIAFDADDTLWVNETFFRDAEDEVCKLLSPYINYESCQQRLFEMEMRNLSLYGYGIKPFTLSLIECAQEVSEGKVTNEIIASIIDIGKEMLNAPVNLIDGIEEVLDQLSDKYKLVVATKGDLLDQERKLEKSGLSKYFHHIEVMSDKQPANYLKLVKHLDIDPTSFLMIGNSLKSDVLPVLEIGGHAFHIPFHTTWAHEQVDIEITHERFKSFKASSDILKYL, encoded by the coding sequence ATGAACAACATTCATACGATTGCCTTTGATGCAGATGATACCTTATGGGTAAATGAAACCTTTTTCCGTGATGCCGAAGATGAGGTGTGTAAATTACTGAGCCCCTATATTAACTATGAGTCTTGCCAACAACGGCTTTTTGAAATGGAAATGCGTAATCTCTCACTTTATGGATACGGGATAAAACCCTTTACTTTATCACTAATTGAATGTGCGCAAGAAGTTTCTGAAGGGAAGGTGACTAATGAGATTATTGCAAGTATTATAGATATAGGTAAAGAGATGCTTAATGCTCCTGTAAACCTTATTGATGGCATAGAAGAGGTGCTGGACCAGCTTTCTGATAAGTATAAACTTGTAGTGGCTACTAAGGGAGATCTTCTAGATCAAGAGAGGAAATTAGAAAAATCTGGACTTTCAAAATATTTTCATCATATAGAAGTAATGTCAGATAAGCAGCCGGCAAATTATCTCAAGCTTGTAAAACACCTTGATATAGACCCAACATCTTTTCTTATGATAGGTAATTCATTAAAGTCTGACGTGCTTCCCGTCTTAGAAATAGGAGGGCATGCATTTCATATTCCTTTCCATACTACATGGGCGCATGAGCAGGTAGATATAGAGATTACTCATGAGCGTTTTAAGTCATTTAAAGCTTCTAGCGATATTCTCAAGTATTTATAA
- a CDS encoding acyl-CoA thioesterase, with translation MNFHTRKWIKPEDLNPNGTLFGGRLLEWIDEEAALYAIIQLENPRTVTKYMSEIDFRSSAKKGDIVEIGIEATAFGTASLTLRCEVRNKMTREIIISIERIVMVGLDEEGKAQAHGKTQIEFVKDRLDK, from the coding sequence ATGAATTTTCACACACGTAAATGGATAAAACCAGAAGATCTAAATCCCAATGGAACACTCTTTGGCGGAAGGCTGTTAGAATGGATTGATGAAGAAGCAGCACTTTATGCTATCATCCAACTTGAAAATCCTAGGACGGTTACAAAGTATATGAGTGAGATAGACTTTCGCTCTAGTGCAAAAAAAGGTGATATTGTAGAAATAGGGATAGAAGCTACGGCGTTTGGTACTGCATCTCTCACTTTGAGATGTGAGGTGCGTAATAAGATGACTAGAGAAATTATTATTAGCATTGAGCGTATTGTAATGGTAGGTCTAGATGAAGAAGGAAAGGCGCAGGCACATGGTAAAACCCAAATAGAGTTTGTAAAAGATAGGCTAGACAAATAG